The window CACATCCACCAAGGAATATCGGGAGGAGTAGAATGGATATACGAAAACAAAACTTATTGTATATCATGGGTGTTAAATTTGCCTCCTAATATGGTTGTCAGTTATCAGTTGTCAGTTAAAGGTTTGTAGCAATGAGATGATATTTAAATTCCACAAACTGCTCTTGCCCGAAAACCGAAAACTGGATCAATGGTAAAGGAAGAGCGGGATGGTTGTCTCTTGGATCAAGTGCTGTGTAACGCTGCCGACAAAAAATTCGCGAACACTTTTCCTACCGTAAGAGCCCATTACCAACATGTCAATGTCATTTTCGGCGATGTAGGATTTGACAACGGCATCAGGATGTCCGCTCTGCGTGACAAGATTCGGTTTAATACCGTAACTCTCAAAGAACCCGCCGAGATTTTCCAGCAGTGCTTGTCCGGCTTCAGGATCATTATTAACAGTGAGCAGTGTTATGTCGCAGGCGTTCCATATACCGAGGAGGAGGAACATGTGTACTGCCTTAGAAGCAGGCGCACTGTTATCATAGGCGACAAGAACTTTCTCAATTTTCCGGACTGAATCGGGAACAGCAAAAACAGGAGCAAGACCGTTTTTCAGTACCCGTTCAAGCGTTCCATACGTCTCGTTGGCTGTGTATTCAAAGAAAGTCCGCTTCCCCATTACAATAAAATCGTGGAATTTGGATTCTTCAATAATTTCGGAGAAAGGTGTGCCGGTATCTGCGTGCAAGACCGCATTGATCTGTCGCTCCTCACAAATACGAGCGAAATCGTCAAGAATCCCCTTTGCCTTTTCCGCTGCCTCCTTTAACTGTTGGTCTTCAAGTTGGACGTCATAATGCGTGCCACCGAGCGGCACTGGACCACTTGAAGATTGAATACCGGGCAGGTCAATAATAGCGACTCCTGTAATCGCTGCGTCGTGAGCAAGTGCGAGTTGACAAGCATACTCTATTGCTGCTTGAGCATAAGGAGAACCGTCTAAACCGAGTAGAATTTTAGAAAAACCTGAATGCTCCATCGTAGGAATTCCTCCCTTTCAGTTTCACTCGCGCGCCTGTAGAGCAAAACTCGAAAAAATATATTGAATAGCGCGCTGATGGTAATTTCGTTGTGATACTTAAAAAAATAGCAAGCTCTGGGTAATCTACAAACTACACCGTGAAAGGTAGCAGCGCGATTTTCCCGTCGATCCGTCCCGCTGGGGTCTCAATTTGAACGCGACTTCCGGCATCAGTGACCACCATCCGAACGTAAGCCATCGCGATCGGTTTTCCGAGCGTTGGGGCAAAGGTGGCACTCGTAATCCAACCGACCTCCTTATCCCCATTGAAAACCGGTATACCTTGGTGGAGTTCAAAGGATTCCGCTGATGCCGAGATGCCCTCAACTTCAATACCACGCAATAGGCGATTGGGATGCCCGCGATATTTCATCCGAGCGACAATTTCTTGCCCAATATAGCACCCCTTCTCAAAGTCAATCGCGTGTTCTAACTCCGCCTCAAGCGGGATGACAGCATCGGTCAGTTCGGTTCCATACCTTGGAATGCCTGCCTCAATCCGAAGCGACTCAAGGGCGTTCCAACCAATCGGTTGAACGTTAAACCGTTCACCTTCACGCATTAGTCTTTCCCAAAGCGGCACCAATGCCTCAGCTGCAGTGTAAAGTGTATAACCCATCTCGCCTGTTGTATCTGTTCTCACACATACAACATTATAGTTGAACAGGGCATCCGCTTCATGAAAACGATTGTAGCGTTCAGGTAAGTCGGCGAGCCCATTCATACCCAGTACAAGCTGGACGAGGTCTGATGACTGAGGACCGTGGACAGCAATTGCCCCGGTTTCAGCAGTTAAATCAGAAATCTCGACATCGTCAGCGATAATGTATTTGTCCAATTCGTTGAAGAGGGTTTCTGTCGTCTCAGCGGCGGTGTCAATGCCTATCATATCTTTGAAGACATAGACATTAAAATCAGCAATAATCTTGCCTCGATGCGTCAAGATCATGGCGTACGTGCCTTGTCCTTCTGATAGGCTTTCAACATCATTGGAGATGAGACGGTGCAGAAATTTTGCCCGATCTTCTCCGACTAATCGGTGTCTGCCGCGATAGGATACATCAGCAATGCCGACATTGTTCCTCACAGTGTGATGCTCGGAAATTGGGTCGGTAAATTGGATAGCTACATTCCAGTCGTGGTGCCTTTTCGCAAAGGTCGCTCCCAACTGTTCATGGATGTGATAAAGTGATGTTGTTTTCATATTTTTATAGTTTAAAAGATGCGGTCCAAACGCAAAATGATTTGTGGATTCCGTAGCGAGAACGATGCACTAAGGGGTTCTGCAACCTCAAGCGCAATACTCAAAGG is drawn from Candidatus Poribacteria bacterium and contains these coding sequences:
- a CDS encoding aminomethyltransferase family protein; the encoded protein is MKTTSLYHIHEQLGATFAKRHHDWNVAIQFTDPISEHHTVRNNVGIADVSYRGRHRLVGEDRAKFLHRLISNDVESLSEGQGTYAMILTHRGKIIADFNVYVFKDMIGIDTAAETTETLFNELDKYIIADDVEISDLTAETGAIAVHGPQSSDLVQLVLGMNGLADLPERYNRFHEADALFNYNVVCVRTDTTGEMGYTLYTAAEALVPLWERLMREGERFNVQPIGWNALESLRIEAGIPRYGTELTDAVIPLEAELEHAIDFEKGCYIGQEIVARMKYRGHPNRLLRGIEVEGISASAESFELHQGIPVFNGDKEVGWITSATFAPTLGKPIAMAYVRMVVTDAGSRVQIETPAGRIDGKIALLPFTV
- a CDS encoding universal stress protein translates to MEHSGFSKILLGLDGSPYAQAAIEYACQLALAHDAAITGVAIIDLPGIQSSSGPVPLGGTHYDVQLEDQQLKEAAEKAKGILDDFARICEERQINAVLHADTGTPFSEIIEESKFHDFIVMGKRTFFEYTANETYGTLERVLKNGLAPVFAVPDSVRKIEKVLVAYDNSAPASKAVHMFLLLGIWNACDITLLTVNNDPEAGQALLENLGGFFESYGIKPNLVTQSGHPDAVVKSYIAENDIDMLVMGSYGRKSVREFFVGSVTQHLIQETTIPLFLYH